The Coffea arabica cultivar ET-39 chromosome 2c, Coffea Arabica ET-39 HiFi, whole genome shotgun sequence genome includes the window ATTCGACTTAGCTATTTTGACTTGCTACCTACGTATGTTTTAATTCtattatcttgtatttgtcTATCCTCTATGTTAATGTACTTCAATTTAATCTCTTTTACCTTGAAAAGCAAATTTATTGATAAGCTATAAATCCAATTCATATATAGATGTCCCTCTATCAAACACGAATAACTTCTGCAAAAATGCTAACCATTATTAATCCTATTGTTTTTCAATTTCTCTGCGTATATTTGCTGAACAAATTATGCATataattttaaaacaaaaagtATATAAGTATATTATTAATTTGTACTTGaattaaatttgttaaatgAAAAATGTAGACAATAATAAATCCAGTGACAAtgacaaaaaaatgtatatttgaAAGCTATCAttcaaagaggggaaaaaaagcaTCTTAATGAAATGTAATAAAGACATGTATATTTTTCTCATCAAATTTGCATGCTATACTTGGTGGTAATTTCAGTTAGCATTAATGACTCATATTTTAACTAAATATTAATGTATTAATgactcaaaagaaaattgacaaaaaaaatgaaaaaattcatttgttcAAATTTAAATACTGATAATCCAATTTCTCTTCATTTCAATAATATACATACTTTATGTATACTTTCACACATGACACTCTACTGACAAACATTCTATCAAATTTTGCTAACCATTAACGTTTCAAGGTGGGCACTGCCAACACTTACTAGTCTCTACGCACAGCCAACACTTACTAGTCTCTAATCACATAAGGCGCGGAAGGGTTGGGAATAGTGATTTCCTTTGGTTTCTTTGTAATTTGAGTGTTGATTTTATCCTCATTTATCTTTTTCGGTGTGATGGAACTCATTGTGGGGTTATCTCTGCTTCATGTTTGTCGCCCACAAATTCTGAATTTTGGTGGCTCTAGTCCAATTTTACCCTTCCACGCTGGTTTCGCTGTTGTTCCTCTATAGATTTTGGGCTTTTTGGTCCTTTTATTGCAAATAGTACTTTTAGTGGTTAGGTCGCTACCTGCTTCATATGTCTACCCAAATTTCTTCGGGCCTCTCACGtgttttgcaaaattttgttgGGTCTGCCGCCTTATGCTAGCCCACTATGGTTGGGTTTCAGACATAAGAAAAATACCACTATATCCATCCATATATAGCTAAAAGCATATGATATGCCAAAAAAAAACTTTAGCTGCCAAATTATTCTTCACAAGTTAAATAGTACCAAcaacaaacaattaaaaatttGATACAATTTACACATTACTAATCAATACtaaatattagaaaaatcaacaCAACCTagaataatacaacttaaattaTACTATCATACACACTAAAAAATCCTTCAATTAATCCACTCTCACAACTTTCACTAGCATAAAATTAATCAGAGCCAATAATTAAATCACAATTAGACAAATCACAAATATACAGTAAACACTAAAAAcaccaaaaaattaaaaatgcaaaacaaTTAACCACTCTACCAATATAAAAGCATATCAAAATCATAATCAttcaaaatatgacaaattcaTACTACATTGTAAAAATTTGTTACAAATCTTTACACATGTTTCAATATAAAATACATGTACATATAATTAATAAACAAACAAAGGAGGGTTGGATTGGATGGTCAGATGAAAGGAATGATAAGTAATAAATTTTGAACTTAAAATCTTCCacttataaaaaaataataataataataaaacctatAGTAccccaaaacacacaaaaaaacgTATAATATGGGCACCCCGCAACCCCGCGGGGACCAATGCCTAATTTTTCATTATACTAATACGATTTCTTAACCATGTGGATCACATGCTACCACCCAATAGAAATCAATGCCATTTGTTAACATCGACTACTTTTATCATATAACATCCAGTCAAAATATGCCCAAAACACAAAGGGATTATCTGGGTACTATATGTGTGAtcataaaatgcaagaaagaagtGGAGTTGTCGAAGAAATCTGAAATCATAAAAGGGGACCTTCTTGACGAAAAAATAGTCATAATGTGCCATATTGGCGTTAAGAAATCTGATGAAAAGCCTGATAACATCCCTTGGGGGCATAATACTGTGAACGGCCAAATCAGCGAACGGACACTAAATTCCAGTCTCGATCTTTGACCCCTTCCGGGGACCCTAAAGCAATCGAAGTGCTATAATGAATGCTAGTTATGATTTTCAACTCATAACTTTAAAATGGTAAACAAATGAGTCACTGCTTTATGATTCACCATTAATACTTGTCAATTGTCATCTTACTATTATGGTTGTTTCTTTTTGCGTAAGCAGTATTACTAGCATGATTGTTGTTTCCATTCCTATGTTAACAAACTTGAGAAATTCAAAATCTGAAAAACATGTAATGTTTGGTGACTTTCAATATTGTCACTCAAACCAGACGATTCTCTAGGAGATACTCGTTAGCATTTTCCATGGGAAAAAGTTTTCTCCAAATTTATTTGTTCAAAATGgaaaatatttgagatttaacATTCCTTCAAAACGAAATTAAAACAATAATTTATCTTGTTATTAGTTTATTACTCGTTCTCTGGAAGACCTCTGATTTCGAAGTCAAGAATTCAAATCAGGGAGTATTGTGGAACAGGTTAATCCCAATTCCTTGCACAGCTCCGGATACAAAGCCTTCCTTAACTCAGCATAGACCTCCCCGTTCCACTTATCTAACTTCTGCTGTTCACCAGCCAGATGGTTTGCTTTTTCCTCTGCAACTTCCAGCGCATTGTCTCCAGGCTCAGGCTTCGTCTCTAAAATATGGATTTTTGCTGCTGCTTTTGTATCGTAGTGTGAGTCGCACAAGACAAAGTTACGGTAAGCCAGAGGGTAGGCAACCTTTGACCTAATCAGAGCCGCGAAGTAGGCTGGTAAAGCCATCTGTTTGGCCGACAAACTTAGTTGTAGGCAACGGGTACCTTTCTTCATGGTGAGATAGTCATGGCTGAGACCGAGCATCACCCCTGCTTCTTGCGTGTAGCCATTGATGGCCGCAATTGTGGGCATGGGAAGGGAGATGAGATCTGATACTACATGCTTGAAGTCGTCAATCATCATTTCGTAGTGGCGTTTGTAACTTTCATTTGACCCTTTTGCTTGCTCCCTGGCATATCTGATAAGGGGAAAAGGGTAACAACGTCAGATTTGAACAGATTACAAGAAGCCGCTCGAAGGGTTTTAGATTCTACGGAAGGTACATGTCATCCAAACACATAGTGTAAAGAAAGTAACACCAAAGAGTTACAAAAGATCTAAAACCTGCTTTTATTTCCATTAATTATTTGTttagtaatttattttatttttactttttaagTTTTAAGGTACAATGGGAAGGTTTAGGAACCGAATCTTGGCTCTAAGGCCAGAAACGAATATGGCAAATTATGGTTTCACATCTTTTTCTTAGCCTACAATTCGATCTTATGATCTTTTCAGCTCAATCAATGGTGGAATCGTAGAAGAGGTTATACAGTCTTACTTTTAGGCTAAATTTGTACTCTGAGTATTGTCCATACAATTTCTTCCTAATATTTTCAGCCCAGAGAAAAATTGTCAGGGTAAACGACAGAACGCAAGGTTTGTAACTCCATTTTTCTGTGGTATCTGCCAAAATGGTAGAAAAAGAGCAGTAATTAAATTACTTAACTTCTCTTCTCATAATCATAGGAATTACTTGAAATTTGCTTTGGAAATTAGTCAGTCTCTGTGATcaatatttctttcttaaaCTTCGGAAAATTTGTGATTTCTGGCATATAAAACCTTGCTGTCGGTTTGTGCTCTTAAGATGAACTTCTCTTGGACGATGCTCTTCAATTTGCAAAGAGATATTATCTTTAACAAGTCATGTTTAATTTGCCAGTAACATACCTGTCATCAAATCCTTTGCAGAATACTTCACCCTCACCAGTGGTGATGAGGACAGATTCCTTGGTGGCCTCGGACTTAACCACATCAAGACATTCCCGGATAGTCTGAATGAGTTCCGGGTTTAAAACATTGCCATAGCTGGCTTGGTTCAAAGTGAGTAGGAAAGATTTGTTAGTTTCATGTTGCTGCAAGCATATGCCAGAGCCGTACTGCCCTTTCAGGTAGTGGTAATGGCGTTTTGCTTGTCTGAACAATTTTGGTAGCATGACTGTTAACAGAATAGACAATGGTAGGTCTTTTAGTTCCAGAAATACGCTGCTTCCGAACATGTGGTAATGAGTATTTATACTTGTAGATGCGGGAGAACTGCAGTTTTCGCCTCTAGTTTGTTTTCCATTGATGGGAATTGGAGCAGTTATGGATGAATTAGGTGCAATTGTGTACGGTTATTATACTTTATTCATAACTTGGTGTATACTTATAAACGCGGTTGTATTTAGGTATTGAATTGATGTATACGAATAGAATAAAATTTATGAATAcagtaaaattatataaaagtACACTATTTTGTATAAAAAGTACAATA containing:
- the LOC140035316 gene encoding enoyl-CoA delta isomerase 2, peroxisomal-like, yielding MFGSSVFLELKDLPLSILLTVMLPKLFRQAKRHYHYLKGQYGSGICLQQHETNKSFLLTLNQASYGNVLNPELIQTIRECLDVVKSEATKESVLITTGEGEVFCKGFDDRYAREQAKGSNESYKRHYEMMIDDFKHVVSDLISLPMPTIAAINGYTQEAGVMLGLSHDYLTMKKGTRCLQLSLSAKQMALPAYFAALIRSKVAYPLAYRNFVLCDSHYDTKAAAKIHILETKPEPGDNALEVAEEKANHLAGEQQKLDKWNGEVYAELRKALYPELCKELGLTCSTILPDLNS